A single genomic interval of Portunus trituberculatus isolate SZX2019 chromosome 41, ASM1759143v1, whole genome shotgun sequence harbors:
- the LOC123516886 gene encoding uncharacterized protein LOC123516886, which produces MCCSKNSLREKSELERRAPRKRIRVGKASTRDRIDFNWLNSRRRLSRLKLKDGEDIAFLLNQPELLKLDKDLYTVRLGALLSGKADKTSDRARSSPVKPTNSPADSSIRPSEESCKTPDGSRQDFRSSKI; this is translated from the exons ATGTGTTGCAGCAAGAACAgtttgagagagaagagcgagctCGAGAGAAGAGCGCCAAGAAAGCGAATTCGAGTTGGCAAAGCTTCGACTAGAGACAGAATAGACTTCAACTGGCTCAACTCTAGGCGTCGTCTAAGCCGATTAAAGTTGAAG GATGGTGAAGACATCGCATTCTTACTTAACCAACCTGAACTCCTGAAGCTTGATAAGGACCTCTACACCGTGAGACTGGGTGCCTTGCTCTCTGGAAAAGCAG ACAAGACGTCAGATCGAGCAAGATCTAGCCCGGTGAAACCTACCAACAGTCCAGCGGATTCCAGCATCCGCCCTTCTGAGGAGTCTTGTAAGACTCCTGACGGCTCCAGACAAGACTTCAGATCGAGCAAGATCTAG